A window of Zingiber officinale cultivar Zhangliang chromosome 5A, Zo_v1.1, whole genome shotgun sequence contains these coding sequences:
- the LOC121979417 gene encoding flowering-promoting factor 1-like encodes MSDVWKFKNGVMRIVEMENLGGYRPQQLLDVWEFKNGVKRIVEMENLGGRRLQQLLVYLQTEELITSHQMLEDRLRDEVWVHYPEMSTQLIQYHRGRDDKYLISFTRDFSSFSLIISI; translated from the exons ATGTCGGATGTGTGGAAGTTCAAGAACGGGGTGATGCGGATTGTGGAGATGGAGAACCTCGGTGGTTATCGGCCCCAGCAGCTGCTG GATGTGTGGGAGTTCAAGAACGGGGTGAAGCGGATTGTGGAGATGGAGAACCTCGGTGGTCGTCGGCTCCAGCAGCTGCTAGTCTACCTGCAAACTGAGGAGCTGATAACCTCACACCAAATGCTAGAGGATAGGCTAAGGGATGAGGTGTGGGTGCACTACCCCGAGATGTCGACGCAACTCATCCAGTATCACAGGGGTCGCGATGACAAATACCTCATCTCCTTCACCAGGGACTTCTCCAGTTTCTCTCTAATAATATCAATataa